Within Gilvibacter sp. SZ-19, the genomic segment AAAGGTTGGAGGAGAAAATCCTGCAGACATCATGGCCGACATCAAAGTTGCTGACGAGTCTGTTTACCACCGTCATACTGTTGCTAGCGGAGAATCTTTGAGCAAGATCGCTAAGCACTACTACAAAGATCCTATGAAGTATCAAGCGATCTTTGAGGCAAATACCGATATCTTGAAGAATCCTGATATGATCCACCCAGGACAAGAACTAATTATTCCTAACCTATAAGGAATAATAGTAGCACAAATATGAAAAACCGCCTAATGGCGGTTTTTTTATGTTTATACAATTAGATTTTTGACCGCTTCGGCATAACCTCGACTAACTCGTACTTTTTCTCCGCTCTTTACAGTGATCTCATAGCTCTTACCGTATTTGGCCACTTCTTTTATTGCTGTTAGATTAACCATGGCAGATCGATGCACGCGCAAGAACAGTTTTGGGTCGAGTTTATCGGCCAAAGAGCTGATCCCGTAATTGCTCACAAAACTCCCTGCCGGCGTGTGTAATTTAGAATAATCGCCATAAGCTTCTATCCAGGCTATCTGCGCCACTTCTACGGTGATCAGTTTTTTATTGGAAGAAACCAAAACGCGCTCCGGGTAATGGTTGGATTCCATCAACAAAGTATTGGTCAGAGGTGCCAAAGCATCTTGAGAATTGGATTTACCAAGGCGTTCTACGGCCACGCGGAATCGATCTTTAGTGTAGGGTTTAAGCAAGTAATCCACCGCATGAACCTCAAAGGCTTTAAGGGCGTATTTATCGTAAGCAGTAGAAAAGATGATCTGCGGCAATTCGTCCAAACGGGTAATGACCTCAAAACCGGTCAATCCTGGCATCTGAATATCTAAAAAGACCAGGTCGGGCTTAAAACGATTGATCTCCTTAACGGCGTCCACTCCATTATTAACCTCTGCCATTACAATGAGGTCTGGATAATCTTCTAAGTACTCACGAATTAACGAACGGCCCGCCTGCTCATCGTCAACAATAATAACCTTCTGCATTAAATGGCAAATTTTATAATAGCTCCTTGAGGTTGATTGTCAAAGATCTCCAATTGGGATTGATACATCTTCTGCAGGCGCAATTGCGTATTAGCAAGCCCTATACCCTTAGTAAATGCCGCTTCCTTGTCTTTGATCCCTATGCCAGTATCGGCAAGCTCGAACATCAGTTTATCGCCTCTTTTGAAAATGCTGATGCTGATCGATCCGCCTTCTATGATGCTTGACAAACCGTGCTTGATAGAATTCTCTACCAGAGGCTGTAAAAGCATAGGCGGGATCTTTTCTTTATACAAGGCCTTGTCGACATTGAAATTAAGCGCTAAGCGATCGCCGTAGCGCGCTTTTTCCAGATCTAGATATTTGGTGACGAATTCGAGCTCTTCGCCCAGGGTCACTAGCTCTTCTTGAGACGCTCTAAGTTGATAACGGAACAGATCAGAAAGCTGCGCGATCATGGTTCTGGTCTTTTCTTGTCCTGGAGGCACAGAGGCATTTATGGTATTGAAAACATTATACAAAAAGTGCGGATTCAACTGCGCCTTGATGGCAGAGAGTTCACTTTTTAAAGCCGCTTGGCGTAACTCGCCTTCTAATTTCAATTTTTCCTGATTCTTTCTAAAGTATTCGTAAGCATGAAAAAAGCCAAACTGTATCATATAGAAAAGCGCAGGGATATAAACATCCCAAACCTCGGCTCCTCCTTGCAAGTGCCACATACCCCAAGCCTCACTGAGCTCGTAGTAGATATACTTTGCAGCAAAGACAAAAACAGGCAAGGTAACTATATGAACCAAGAGCCGTTGATAAAGCTTCCAATCTTTGAGTCCTCTAAAGATCAACAACCAAACTGGGATAGTCAATAGAAAGAAAATGGTGTATTGCATGCCACCGCGGCGGATAAAAGGCACCAATTGAAAGATCGCATCTTCCGGATCGTTATAACCGGCACGATTGACCCAAAGGGTAATGTGATACATCAGTGCAAAGAGCATGTACAGTCCAAAAGTGATCAGGATATCCTTTATCCGCACACTGGCAATTGTCCTGTCAAACCAGGCTTTTTTGGTATTCTCCATAATTATTATTTCGGATCCATTTTAGCATAGAACACATTTTGCACCCGACCATAATTTAGTAAAAAACCGCTTAGGGTGCCATCTGCGGCAAACTGTGGCTTTAAGATATATCCACCGTTTACACGAATGGTGTTCGCCCGGATGAGGGTAGCGTCTAGCGCCCGCTCTTTGAGTTTTACGCTGAATTGTTCTTCGCCCAGGTATTGCAATTCCATTTGAGAATCCAGTTCGTCATTCTTGTAATGGCCCGCTAATACCTTTAATTCCTCAGGGTTGATTACCAGAGGAGGTAACCACGCTCCTTTGCGCATTGGAATCTCGGGATGATACAACTCAAAGTCATACTGCCCAGGGGTCTGCTCACTTTTTACAAATGCCAGAACCAGCCCAGATCCGTTGGTATACTTATATACATTTCCTTTTACATGTGCTAATGCCACAGGGGTAGCTCCTTCTATTTCTCGATACAGACTGTCGTTGCGTTTTACAATATTCACCTTTGTACTGGATTCTAAAAGATAGGTTCCCAATAGCTCAGCTTCTTTTGGTTTGCTTCCGATCTTGGCCGGCATAACAGCTTGGGGAGCTTTAGCCTCCTGCGGCCCATAGATAGTCTCTAAAACTTGCATGGCCAGACGACTCGCATCGACTATCCCGTTGTTCATTACAAAGACAGCCAGCTGATCCTGAGGTAAGCGAACCACATGGGCTCCATAAGCGCCAGTTGCTCCGGAGTGAAAGATCATGGGCTGGCCTCTAAAATTGCTGTGCTCCAAACCATAACTATAACCCGTGGGTGATAGGTTCAGTGCTTGTTGACTCGCTGCCATCCACGAAGCTCCTGCCGCTAAAACCGCAGCTTGCACTTGCTTCTCATAATGGAGCATATCGGCCAAAGTTGTATATAAAAAACCATCGCCGTGTAAGTTGGTAATCATTGGATAGATCTGCCAGCGACCATCGCCCCAATTGGCATAAGCAGTAGCTTTGTTAGGAAACACCTCCATATAGTTGTCGGAATACTGGGTGTGTTCCATTCCCAAAGCGGCAAACCATTTCTTAGCATAGTCCGCAAAGGGTTCTCCACTCACTTTGGCTATGACCTCAGTGAGCAAAATGTAGCCGCTATTGCTATAGGTATAATCCGTTCCCGGATTGAAATTGAGGCTCTCTTGTTTTTCAAGAAGCTCAACTACATCCTTATTATCAAGTCCTTCGCGGCGCCACCACGGATTGCGTTGAATGCCCATAAGGTCGCTGTAATCACGAATACCGCTCGTATGAGTGATGATCTGCGCTAAAGTGATTGGATCTTTTATACCATTATAAAGATCTGGCAAATAGGTTCGTATATCATCCTTTAAGTCTAGCCTTCCTTTTATACTGAGGTCTAAGACCATAGCGGCAGTAAACTGTTTGGCTACCGAGGCAATATTAAAGACAGACTTAGCATCAACAGGAACTTCGAATTCCAAATTAGCAAGGCCTGTATAATGCTCGTATACTACTTCTCCTTGGTAGACTACTCCTACGGCTATGCCCGGAGTTCCGGGACTGATACGGCTATCGATCAGCGCATTTAAAGCTGCCTTATCTACGGCTTGCGCTCTAAAAAGATTTGTAGTGAATAAGCAAATGGTAAATAAAACTATTATTCGTTTGGTCATGATGATGCATTTTTCTCAAATGTAAGGACTTGAGAGTGATCTGAATAAGAGCATCAGATGAATGGCCCTATAGCCCGACGAATGGCCCGGGTTCATTCATCGACGCATAGGGCGACTGGTCGGATTATCCTTTTTATTGTTTAAGGGACACTGCATATTTGTGCTGTAGAGATAAGATCAACATTATGAACATCACAATCAAAAAACGAATCAGTCTTCTATTTTTTGCCCTAAGCAGTTTCATGCTACAGGCACAAGATCTAGAACTCCGCGGAAGCCTGGCAGACCAAAACGAAGCGCCGATTGCCTTTGCCACTACCTATTTATATCAGGTGCAGGACAGCACTTTGGTAAAAGCTACAATTAGCGATGAAGCCGGAAACTTTATCATTAAAGAATTGCAGCCTGGCTCCTATTATTTACAACTCAACAGTCTGGGTTTTGCTCCGTATACCTCCGCAGCAATTACACTTAATGATAGCATGACGCTACCTCAGATCGTGCTGGAAGAAGCTGCAGAAGCCTTAGATCAAGTTACTATAGTGGCAGAAAAACCAATTGTGGAGGTATTGGCAGACAAGACTGTCTTTAATGTAGACAAAACCATCAATGCTACCGGAAGTACCGGATTTGAGCTGCTTAGAAAAGCCCCAGGAGTCCTAATTGATAACAACAACAGCATTATTGTAGAAGGAAAAGCAGGCGTACAGATCTATATAGACGGGCGCCCTTCTGTCCTTGCAGGTCAAGACCTGATCAATTATTTAGAAACGCTTCAATCCACAGATATTGAATCCATAGAGATCATAACCCAACCATCTTCTAAATACGAAGCTGCAGGAAATGCGGGGATCATCAACATCATACTAAAACGCAACAAAAGCCTTGGGACCAATGGTAGTTTGACCTTAGGGTATATTCAAGGTAAATATCCAAGAGTTAACAGTTCTATCAACCTGAACAATAGAGGTAAAAAGACAAATATTTACGGTACCTATTCCAACCGCTTTGGGCAAGGCTTTGGTTTCATTGACCTCTTTAGACGTCAGAACGGTACCACCTTTGACCAACGCAGTACAACTGTTTTGGACAACAATAACCACAATATCAAGACCGGAATTGACTATTATATCAACGACCGCCACACTTTTGGGGCCTTGTTTACGGCCAATTTTAGCAATGTGATCAACAATACCAATAGTAGAACCCCAATTATTCCGGCTGGGCAGCCCATGCCCGTAGAGGTTCTTATAGCTCAGAGTAATTCAGACAATGTAGCTGCCAATTTGAATGGAAACCTCAACTATAAATACAAGGACACCATAGGACGTGAATTTACTGTAGATCTCAACTATGGCAATTTCAACAGCGATCGGAATAACTTTCAGCCCAATTATTATTTAGACGGAGCCCAACAAGATACGGTAAGCGAGTCTATTGCGCGATTCATCACTCCTATTAAAATAGACATTTTTGCGGGTCAAGTAGACTACGAGCAGCCTTTGTGGGGTGGAAAGCTTGGAGCCGGATTGCGTTACTCCTATGTACAGACCAACAATGTCTTTGACTTCTTTGATGTGATCGACGGAATGGAGATCTTGAATTTAGAACAAACCAACACCTTTGATTATACCGAACAGATCAACGCCGCTTATTTGAACTACAATATCCGCTGGGATAAATGGAATTTGCAATTTGGACTACGCGTAGAGCAAACCATTTCAGAAGGAGACTTGACCTCGGCTCAGGACAATGCCAACGCCTTGGTAGAACGCAACTACACCAATTGGTTCCCCAGTGGTGGAATAACCTACCAGCTCAATCAGAAGAACAGTTTAGCACTGACCTACAGTCGCAGAATTCAGCGACCGACCTATCAAAGTCTGAATCCGTTTCAGTTCAAGATCGATGAGCTGACCTTTAGACAAGGAAATCCCTTCTTGCAGCCGCAGTACACGAACAATATCAAACTTTCGCATACCCATAATTACCGTTTGACCACCTCTTTTACCTATACCTATATCTCGGACTTCTTCGCGCAAGTGACGGAAGCCTTGGGAGAAGATCAAAACTTTATCAATCAGCGTAATGTGGCCAATCAACGGGTATATAATATTGGGGTTTCCTACCCTACTCGTATTAATGATTGGTGGTCGATTTATTTGAGTCTGAATGCCTTTAGAAGTGAGTACGAAGCCACTTCTCCAGACTTTCTTCCGGTGAGTCAGAACACTTTGAGCTTTTACGGACAGAACACCTTTAGCCTACCAGTAGGCCTGACCTTTGAGGTTTCCGGTTGGTTCCAATCGCCATCGATCTGGGGTGGTACCTACCGTACTGATAGCCTTGGATCTTTAGACGTGGCACTTCAGAAAAAATTCTTTAACGATAAACTCACGGTAAGAGTGGCCGGAAGCGACATCCTATTTACCTCACCCTGGTCTGGAGTTACGGAATTCGGAGACCTGGTAATAGACGGCAATGGCGGCTCCGACAGCAGGCAATTCCGATTGAGTCTCAACTATAACTTCGGTAGTGATGAGATCAAACAAGCCCGCAAACGTAAAACAGCCATTGAAGATGAAAAAGGAAGAATTGAAAATTAATTTAAAAAACACAGCAACTATGAAAACGATAATTACTCTTAGTCTTTTACTGTCTGCTCTTATTTGTCAGGCGCAAGACAATTACCTCACCATTTATAAGTCAGATAGCCCGTATGATCAAATCAGCTATCCGCCAAATACACGCTTTGAGCTGAAAGATCAAACTGGGAAAGTAGTTTTTACTCAAAACAGTAAAGAGGCAGAATTCCTAATAGATAAGACCTATGAACTTACGCTCTACCCGAGCTATAAAGAGGAGTCTGACACCTATACACTCCGCAGCGGAAAATTAAGCCTAAACCCGGCCCACCGGCTGCGCGTAACACAATCTGCGAGTAACTGGAACTATTCTTCGCACGGGGTTACGGTCGAAAAAACGCTTTATCCATCAAAAAACAACTACGGCCTGCAAAACCTGAAACTGGAATTTAGCAATGGCGTGACTTTTAGTTATACGGACGGAAATTACAGCGCAACCCTAGCAGGCAAAGAGCTAGAAATTAAAGGAAAATACCTCATCTACAGCACCCTTGGCATTCATAAGGTGAGCTTTAACCCGCAAAACGGCAAAGTCTATTGGGTTTTTGAACCTCGATCTTAAAGCCCGCTGATGTAACTCCCGTAGAGATCCTTAAAATGAAGCCCATCGCCCATAGGATGCTTGCTGAGCTTTTTATACTCGGCTAAGGCCCAAAGAATACTCTCCTTGTAGAAGGCGCGGTCTTCTTTGGGTATGTCTGGGGTGTATGCACGCACCAGATCATCCAAAGGATGGATTCTATTCAGAGCGACTATATATTCTTTGTCCGATAAATTGTCTAACAGTTCAAATCCCGGTTCTTCGAAGAACCAAGCCACTACTTCAGCATAAGGATCCTTGTCGCCATCGCGTTGCAGTTTTTCTACCTTTGGGAAGTGCTTCTCAAAACAAGCTAAGACAGCATCTGCAATTAACTGTTGTGCCACCTGAGCAGCTCCTTCTTGCTCGCCTTCGTAAACCAGCTCCACCTTACCAGTAATGGCAGGGATAACGCCCATAAAGTCACCCAAACGAACAGTAGTTTCGGTTTCTTTATTCAGTAAAGCTCTTCGTTCTGCCGTACTTAAAAGATTTTGATAGGCCGTTATGCTCATTCGAGCGCTTACACCGCTCTTCGCATCTATGAATTCGCTTTTGCGCGCCTCAAAACTTATTTGTTCCAAAATATCTTTAGCCATGTCCGGCACATAGACATTCCCCTTCTCTGCCGCAGCAGCTTCGGTCTCTTGGGCTGTGATTTTACGAGCGATCTCTAAATTGTCCGGATAGTGTGTTAAGATCTGTGAACCTATACGATCTTTTAGTGGAGTTACTATACTCCCGCGATTGGTATAATCTTCCGGATTGGCAGTAAAGACAAATTGAATGTCCAAAGGCAGACGCAATTTGAAGCCGCGGATCTGTACATCTCCTTCCTGAAGGATATTGAACAATGCAACTTGAATTCGCGCTTGAAGATCCGGCAATTCGTTGATCACAAAGATGCAACGGTTTGCCCTTGGGATCATTCCAAAGTGAATTACTCTGTCATCTGCATAGGTTAGTTTTAAGTTGGCGGCCTTTATCGGGTCAACATCGCCAATAAGGTCGGCCACAGTTACATCTGGTGTGGCCAATTTCTCTGCAAAGCGATCTTCGCGATGCAACCAACTGATCGGCGTATCGTCTCCCTGCTCGGCCAAGACTTCACGAGCATATCGAGAAACAGGCGCAAAAGGATCGTCGTTGATCTCGCTACCGGCAACCACAGGAATATATTCGTCTAACAGGCTAACCATTTGACGTGCCAATCGGGTTTTTGCCTGCCCGCGCAAACCTAAAAGGTTGATGTTGTGCTTACTGAGTATGGCGCGCTCCAGCTCTGGAATCACCGAGTATTCGTAACCGTGAATACCTTCGAATACTGTTTGCTTGGCCTGCAATTTTTCAATAAGATTCTTGCGCAGTTCATCTTTGACCGATTGGTACTGAAATCCTGCTGCTTTTAGATCTTTTAAGGTCTTTATCTTTTCTAAGTTCATAGTGCTTATCCTTTAATTCGCTTTTTGCGATTGGCTTCATAATCCGTAAATATCATTTCGCCCAATCCCTTAAGACCGGTGTAAAAGGCCTTGCCTTGATTGGCAGCGGTAAAATGATCTACAAACTGCATCAAATAAGGGTCTTGAGCTATCATAAAGGTGGTAATGGGTATGTGTAGTTTGCGCGCCTGGGCCGCCATGGTATAGCATTTACTCACGATATGTGGATCCAAACCGTTACTGTTCTTATAGTAACGCCCGTCTGGCAATTGCATGCAACTCGGTTTCCCATCGGTGATCATAAAGATCTGTTTGTTGGTATTTCTTTTTCTGCGGAGCATATCCATTGCGAGCTGTAGCCCAGCGACCGTGTTGGTATGATAGGGCCCCACCTGCAGATACGGGAGATCCTTGACCTTTATGGGCCAAGCATCGTTACCAAAAACAAGGATATCTAAAGTATCCTTAGGGTAACGGGTCATGATCAATTCCGATAGCGCCATGGCCACCTTCTTCGCAGGAGTGATCCGATCTTCTCCGTAGAGGATCATGCTGTGACTTATGTCGATCATCAAGACCGTACTCATCTGGGCCTTATACATGGACTCTTCTACCACCAGGTCGTTCTCGGTCAAATGGAAACTATCCAAACCGTTATTGATCTGTGCATTGCGCAAACTCTCGGTCATGGATATTCTATCCAATGCATCTCCAAACTGATAGTTGCGGAACTCCCCTGCCATCTCGTCTCCATTTCCGGTATACTTGGTCTTGTGATTTCCGGAGCCGCTGCGCTTGAGCCTACCAAAGATCTGTTCTAGCGCTCGCTTACGTAAGGCTCGCTC encodes:
- a CDS encoding LysM peptidoglycan-binding domain-containing protein — protein: MIKSKYQSVLDLGEKLNIQDGDVREEAGQLKVWGTAATPYEKNLLWDEIKKVGGENPADIMADIKVADESVYHRHTVASGESLSKIAKHYYKDPMKYQAIFEANTDILKNPDMIHPGQELIIPNL
- a CDS encoding LytTR family DNA-binding domain-containing protein translates to MQKVIIVDDEQAGRSLIREYLEDYPDLIVMAEVNNGVDAVKEINRFKPDLVFLDIQMPGLTGFEVITRLDELPQIIFSTAYDKYALKAFEVHAVDYLLKPYTKDRFRVAVERLGKSNSQDALAPLTNTLLMESNHYPERVLVSSNKKLITVEVAQIAWIEAYGDYSKLHTPAGSFVSNYGISSLADKLDPKLFLRVHRSAMVNLTAIKEVAKYGKSYEITVKSGEKVRVSRGYAEAVKNLIV
- a CDS encoding sensor histidine kinase, which translates into the protein MENTKKAWFDRTIASVRIKDILITFGLYMLFALMYHITLWVNRAGYNDPEDAIFQLVPFIRRGGMQYTIFFLLTIPVWLLIFRGLKDWKLYQRLLVHIVTLPVFVFAAKYIYYELSEAWGMWHLQGGAEVWDVYIPALFYMIQFGFFHAYEYFRKNQEKLKLEGELRQAALKSELSAIKAQLNPHFLYNVFNTINASVPPGQEKTRTMIAQLSDLFRYQLRASQEELVTLGEELEFVTKYLDLEKARYGDRLALNFNVDKALYKEKIPPMLLQPLVENSIKHGLSSIIEGGSISISIFKRGDKLMFELADTGIGIKDKEAAFTKGIGLANTQLRLQKMYQSQLEIFDNQPQGAIIKFAI
- a CDS encoding serine hydrolase; its protein translation is MTKRIIVLFTICLFTTNLFRAQAVDKAALNALIDSRISPGTPGIAVGVVYQGEVVYEHYTGLANLEFEVPVDAKSVFNIASVAKQFTAAMVLDLSIKGRLDLKDDIRTYLPDLYNGIKDPITLAQIITHTSGIRDYSDLMGIQRNPWWRREGLDNKDVVELLEKQESLNFNPGTDYTYSNSGYILLTEVIAKVSGEPFADYAKKWFAALGMEHTQYSDNYMEVFPNKATAYANWGDGRWQIYPMITNLHGDGFLYTTLADMLHYEKQVQAAVLAAGASWMAASQQALNLSPTGYSYGLEHSNFRGQPMIFHSGATGAYGAHVVRLPQDQLAVFVMNNGIVDASRLAMQVLETIYGPQEAKAPQAVMPAKIGSKPKEAELLGTYLLESSTKVNIVKRNDSLYREIEGATPVALAHVKGNVYKYTNGSGLVLAFVKSEQTPGQYDFELYHPEIPMRKGAWLPPLVINPEELKVLAGHYKNDELDSQMELQYLGEEQFSVKLKERALDATLIRANTIRVNGGYILKPQFAADGTLSGFLLNYGRVQNVFYAKMDPK
- a CDS encoding outer membrane beta-barrel family protein translates to MNITIKKRISLLFFALSSFMLQAQDLELRGSLADQNEAPIAFATTYLYQVQDSTLVKATISDEAGNFIIKELQPGSYYLQLNSLGFAPYTSAAITLNDSMTLPQIVLEEAAEALDQVTIVAEKPIVEVLADKTVFNVDKTINATGSTGFELLRKAPGVLIDNNNSIIVEGKAGVQIYIDGRPSVLAGQDLINYLETLQSTDIESIEIITQPSSKYEAAGNAGIINIILKRNKSLGTNGSLTLGYIQGKYPRVNSSINLNNRGKKTNIYGTYSNRFGQGFGFIDLFRRQNGTTFDQRSTTVLDNNNHNIKTGIDYYINDRHTFGALFTANFSNVINNTNSRTPIIPAGQPMPVEVLIAQSNSDNVAANLNGNLNYKYKDTIGREFTVDLNYGNFNSDRNNFQPNYYLDGAQQDTVSESIARFITPIKIDIFAGQVDYEQPLWGGKLGAGLRYSYVQTNNVFDFFDVIDGMEILNLEQTNTFDYTEQINAAYLNYNIRWDKWNLQFGLRVEQTISEGDLTSAQDNANALVERNYTNWFPSGGITYQLNQKNSLALTYSRRIQRPTYQSLNPFQFKIDELTFRQGNPFLQPQYTNNIKLSHTHNYRLTTSFTYTYISDFFAQVTEALGEDQNFINQRNVANQRVYNIGVSYPTRINDWWSIYLSLNAFRSEYEATSPDFLPVSQNTLSFYGQNTFSLPVGLTFEVSGWFQSPSIWGGTYRTDSLGSLDVALQKKFFNDKLTVRVAGSDILFTSPWSGVTEFGDLVIDGNGGSDSRQFRLSLNYNFGSDEIKQARKRKTAIEDEKGRIEN
- a CDS encoding magnesium chelatase yields the protein MNLEKIKTLKDLKAAGFQYQSVKDELRKNLIEKLQAKQTVFEGIHGYEYSVIPELERAILSKHNINLLGLRGQAKTRLARQMVSLLDEYIPVVAGSEINDDPFAPVSRYAREVLAEQGDDTPISWLHREDRFAEKLATPDVTVADLIGDVDPIKAANLKLTYADDRVIHFGMIPRANRCIFVINELPDLQARIQVALFNILQEGDVQIRGFKLRLPLDIQFVFTANPEDYTNRGSIVTPLKDRIGSQILTHYPDNLEIARKITAQETEAAAAEKGNVYVPDMAKDILEQISFEARKSEFIDAKSGVSARMSITAYQNLLSTAERRALLNKETETTVRLGDFMGVIPAITGKVELVYEGEQEGAAQVAQQLIADAVLACFEKHFPKVEKLQRDGDKDPYAEVVAWFFEEPGFELLDNLSDKEYIVALNRIHPLDDLVRAYTPDIPKEDRAFYKESILWALAEYKKLSKHPMGDGLHFKDLYGSYISGL
- a CDS encoding VWA domain-containing protein; translation: MKKPNRSIGFAFTRHEAKEQSPFDRLFEVFQELITHTSGDFDEAMDWLEQLDQEYQLTTDDYTLDDFVEDLKKKGYIREEIKPDGSGGVALTEKTERALRKRALEQIFGRLKRSGSGNHKTKYTGNGDEMAGEFRNYQFGDALDRISMTESLRNAQINNGLDSFHLTENDLVVEESMYKAQMSTVLMIDISHSMILYGEDRITPAKKVAMALSELIMTRYPKDTLDILVFGNDAWPIKVKDLPYLQVGPYHTNTVAGLQLAMDMLRRKRNTNKQIFMITDGKPSCMQLPDGRYYKNSNGLDPHIVSKCYTMAAQARKLHIPITTFMIAQDPYLMQFVDHFTAANQGKAFYTGLKGLGEMIFTDYEANRKKRIKG